Proteins from one Bartonella sp. HY328 genomic window:
- a CDS encoding branched-chain amino acid ABC transporter permease, with protein sequence MLLLFEQLLNGFQYGITLFLLAAGLTLIFGVMGVINLAHGSIFMIGAYAGTWTSLTTGSFLIGIVAALICAAIAGALIEFCVIRQLYKRNHLDQVLATFALILIANQGITLIFGRQPLNGFMPEMLNGTIALLPGFHYPLYRFIVILSGIAVVIGLYLLMTYTRIGMLIRAGSTNRNMVRALGINVNMLYTFAFALGALLAGFAGFITSPLGSVQVGMGEQILITTFVVVVVGGLGSIKGAFVAAIIVGLFDTLLRSYLPDFLRLMMEGPDADALSSGLSSMGIYILMAIVLLLRPAGILGSKS encoded by the coding sequence ATGCTTTTGCTTTTTGAACAGCTCTTAAACGGCTTTCAATATGGAATAACGCTTTTTCTATTAGCTGCAGGGCTAACACTGATATTTGGTGTTATGGGGGTTATCAATCTTGCCCATGGCTCCATTTTCATGATTGGTGCTTATGCAGGAACTTGGACTTCCCTTACAACAGGATCATTCTTAATTGGAATAGTGGCCGCTCTTATTTGTGCGGCTATAGCAGGCGCACTCATAGAGTTTTGCGTTATTCGCCAATTATATAAGCGTAACCATCTCGATCAGGTTCTTGCAACCTTTGCCCTTATTCTCATCGCCAATCAGGGCATAACGCTCATTTTTGGCCGCCAACCGCTTAACGGCTTTATGCCTGAAATGCTTAATGGGACAATCGCCCTTTTACCCGGTTTCCATTATCCACTTTATCGCTTTATCGTCATATTAAGTGGCATTGCTGTGGTTATCGGACTTTATCTCCTTATGACCTATACACGCATCGGCATGCTCATTCGCGCTGGCTCCACAAACCGTAATATGGTCCGCGCCTTGGGCATTAATGTCAATATGCTTTATACTTTTGCCTTTGCTTTAGGCGCGCTACTAGCTGGTTTTGCTGGTTTTATTACCAGTCCGCTTGGCTCCGTTCAAGTTGGCATGGGCGAGCAAATCCTAATCACCACTTTTGTTGTTGTGGTGGTAGGTGGTCTTGGTTCGATCAAAGGCGCTTTTGTTGCAGCTATTATTGTTGGCTTGTTTGACACTTTATTACGATCCTATTTACCCGATTTTTTAAGGTTAATGATGGAGGGGCCAGACGCTGATGCATTAAGTTCGGGCCTATCATCCATGGGCATTTATATATTGATGGCTATTGTGCTTTTGCTTCGCCCTGCTGGGATACTTGGCAGCAAATCGTAA